TCGTAGGATCAAGGAGGCTATTCCGCGTATGAGGGAGCGCCTTTTCTATTTAATTTCCAAGTACAACCTGAAACCGAACAGAAACCTCGGGCAGAACTTTCTTATCGTGCCCGATATAATAGAGAGAAACGTTGAGAGGGCGGGGCTCAGCGAGAAGGATACTGTCCTCGAAGTCGGCCCTGGCCTCGGGGTTTTAACAGATGCCCTCGCAGGGAGAGCCGGAAAGGTCTATGCAATCGAGAAGGATTCCCTGCTGGTTAAAATCCTCCGCAATGAATATGACTGGCCCAACGTGGAGATAATCGAGGGCGACGCACTCAAGGTTCCCTTTCCAGAGTTCAATAAAATTGTCTCCAACCTCCCCTACCAGATTTCCTCCCCGGTAACGTTCCGCTTCTTGAAGCACGAGTTCGAGAGGGCGGTTCTGATATACCAGCTTGAGTTCGCGCAGAGGATGGTGGCAAAACCGGGAGAAAAAAACTACTCCCGTCTCTCGCTTATGATCCGGGCAAAAGCCCACGCTGAAATCGCCGAACGCATAGGCAGAGGCGCCTTCTGGCCGAAGCCTGAGGTTGACTCAGCGGTGGTGATTTTGGAACCCAAACCGCCTGAAGAACGTATAGAGCTGGATGAAAACCTCGTGAGGGCACTCTTCCAGCACAGGAGAAGCACCGTTCTCTCGGCCCTCAAGAAGTCGCATCATATGCTGGGACTGACCAAGGAAGAGTTTAAACGGGTTAAGGGCATACTTTCGAGGATACCACACGCTAACGAGAGGGTGTTTCAGCTCTCCCCTGAGGACGTTTGGGAAATCGAAGAGTTCCTCGGGGAGGAGGGGATCATCCCCCTGACTCCTCGAGTGACTCTTTGAGGGCCTTGAGCCTGAGGTAGTGCCCATTTTCAATGCTGGCCAGGTGTTCAAACAGCTCCCTGGTCTTCCCGGAGGACTTTTCCGCCAGGCACCTGTATATCTCCTGCGCCATCCTCTCGCTTTCCATCAAGACTGATATCAGATCCCCGAGCCTTCCGCTCCTGATGTACCTCTCCAACTCTCCCATAGATAGCTCGAGTTCTATGCCCGGTATCCCGGTATCGATGAGTTTCTCACCCCCGTACGTGCGCCTGTACTCCTTAAGAAGAAGTTCAGCGTGTTCCAGGCTTTCTCTGGCCAGTTCTTCAAAAAGTTTTGGTATCTTCGGGTCCCAGCTGTACTCCCTCACAATCTCCGCCAGAGTGTTGTAGGTCTCGGCTTCGTCCAGCTCCGCGTTTATCCAGTATGAGAGAAGTTCCTGCGGGCTGAGCCTTTTCAGCTTGTCAATTATTGACTGCAGGTTCCGTTTTTCCTCCCCAGAAAACTTCAGCTCCATTGCGCCCACCATCGGATATAATCCACTTATCTTTTTAAACCCCTCTCACGAACCAGCAAGCATGATAGTCGCTATCATCGACGGCTACACTGATGAACCCGCAGGCCTGGGGGTCCCTCCCTACCTGGGTATTTACCCACGCTACGCCTACGGCGCTATAAAAAAGGCCAGGAAAGACGCCAGGGTCTTTTATCTGACCATAGATGACCTGAGGGCTGCTTTCGAGGGTGAGAATGGGATTGCCACCAAGAATAAGACTCCAAACTTCCCAAAGGCCAGGGAAATTCTGGAAAAGGCAGACGTCATCATATACATCGGTGGCCTCCACACGCCGGGGAAGTACCTCTCTGCCGTTCCGTCCCAGGTTGAAGAGGTGGCGAGGTTCATCAAACCTTTCGGCGGCGTTAAAATCCTCGGCGGGCCGGCTTTCATGGGCTCCGCCCATGCTGGTGGGACAAAGATAACCTCCCGGGAACTCTTGCTTGCCCAGTCTATCTTTGACCACATCGTTTACGGTGACCTTGAGGCGTTCCTGTTTGACTACTTAACGAACCCAAAAGACGCAGACCCCTTCCGCTTCAGGAACTACAATGAATTAAGGGATTATGCAATTATTGGTGCTGAGGTGGTCAAGCAGTTCCCGGACTTTCCGGATTTTGTGATAGTTGAAATTGAAACCCAGCGGGGCTGTCCAAAGGCTATGGGCATTGGGGGTTGCTCCTTCTGCACCGAGCCGGTTCGCTACAGAACCGTTGAAGACCGGCCGATTGAAGACATCGTTGCTGAGGTCAAGGCCCTCTACGACCTCGGCGTGAGACACTTCAGGGTTGGACGACAGAGCTGCATCTTCTCCTACATGGCGAAGCCCAACGGGCGCGTCCCAGTCCCCAACCCGGATGCCCTTGAGAAGCTTTTCAGGGGGATACGCTCGGTTGCCCTTGATGTCAAAACCCTCCACGTTGACAACGCGAATCCGGCAGTTATAGCCAACTATCCAGAGGAGAGCATAAGAATCGCCAAAGCGCTCATAAAATACGGCACTCCCGGCAACGTCGTTGCCTTCGGCCTTGAAAGCGCCGACCCGAAGATTGCCAGGCTTAACAACCTGAACGCAACCGCGGAGGAAACCTATGAAGCAGTAAGGATTCTCAACGAGGTCGGCGCGAGGAGAGGTCCAAACGGAATGCCCTGGCTCCTGCCGGGGATAAACATAATCTTCGGCCTTCCGGGCGAGACAAAGAAGAGCTATGAATTAACGTTCCAGCTCCTTAAGAGGCTCCTCGATGATGGCCTCATGGTCAGGAGAATAAACATCCGGCAGGTAGTAGTCTTTCCCGGAACTCCCCTCTGGCACCTCAGGAGCAAAATCAAAACCGAGAAACACAAGAAGCTC
The sequence above is drawn from the Thermococcus pacificus genome and encodes:
- a CDS encoding ferritin-like domain-containing protein, with amino-acid sequence MVGAMELKFSGEEKRNLQSIIDKLKRLSPQELLSYWINAELDEAETYNTLAEIVREYSWDPKIPKLFEELARESLEHAELLLKEYRRTYGGEKLIDTGIPGIELELSMGELERYIRSGRLGDLISVLMESERMAQEIYRCLAEKSSGKTRELFEHLASIENGHYLRLKALKESLEESGG
- a CDS encoding radical SAM protein, which translates into the protein MIVAIIDGYTDEPAGLGVPPYLGIYPRYAYGAIKKARKDARVFYLTIDDLRAAFEGENGIATKNKTPNFPKAREILEKADVIIYIGGLHTPGKYLSAVPSQVEEVARFIKPFGGVKILGGPAFMGSAHAGGTKITSRELLLAQSIFDHIVYGDLEAFLFDYLTNPKDADPFRFRNYNELRDYAIIGAEVVKQFPDFPDFVIVEIETQRGCPKAMGIGGCSFCTEPVRYRTVEDRPIEDIVAEVKALYDLGVRHFRVGRQSCIFSYMAKPNGRVPVPNPDALEKLFRGIRSVALDVKTLHVDNANPAVIANYPEESIRIAKALIKYGTPGNVVAFGLESADPKIARLNNLNATAEETYEAVRILNEVGARRGPNGMPWLLPGINIIFGLPGETKKSYELTFQLLKRLLDDGLMVRRINIRQVVVFPGTPLWHLRSKIKTEKHKKLIQHYKYKIRHEIDLPMLRRVVPVGTILRDVRAEVFDNGLTYGRQIGSYPLIVGIPKEMPLNRFYDVLIVDHGFRSITGIPVPINVNTESPRVLGYLPGIGKKRAVKILASRPFRTKEEFFSVADGKNREMLEGLITL
- the rsmA gene encoding 16S rRNA (adenine(1518)-N(6)/adenine(1519)-N(6))-dimethyltransferase RsmA, yielding MRERLFYLISKYNLKPNRNLGQNFLIVPDIIERNVERAGLSEKDTVLEVGPGLGVLTDALAGRAGKVYAIEKDSLLVKILRNEYDWPNVEIIEGDALKVPFPEFNKIVSNLPYQISSPVTFRFLKHEFERAVLIYQLEFAQRMVAKPGEKNYSRLSLMIRAKAHAEIAERIGRGAFWPKPEVDSAVVILEPKPPEERIELDENLVRALFQHRRSTVLSALKKSHHMLGLTKEEFKRVKGILSRIPHANERVFQLSPEDVWEIEEFLGEEGIIPLTPRVTL